One part of the Coffea eugenioides isolate CCC68of chromosome 10, Ceug_1.0, whole genome shotgun sequence genome encodes these proteins:
- the LOC113750591 gene encoding uncharacterized protein LOC113750591 encodes MEEKRSQQPEPRADRGDQVVTAIQQMTNILARLVEQQGQAPVNQPRDPEIGEDRALERFQKFSPPKFLEGPNPEVAERWLETMINIFAALNYTEERQVNFAIFQFEGSTRAWWNVIRIKWKKERTAWIWLNFVREFNKKYLPPIIQEKRKDDFIRLSQRALSVFEYETQFIKLSKFAHELVETEQRRVRRVVQGFNVEIHEALAAAQINTFTEVPEKVQRIEIVRAQVKAFHARKRCTPSGGQGQGHGDQDMCDNPTSP; translated from the coding sequence ATGGAAGAAAAGCGAAGTCAACAACCTGAACCTAGGGCCGATAGAGGAGATCAGGTAGTAACTGCAATccagcaaatgactaatattttagCTCGGTTGGTAGAGCagcagggtcaagcccctgttaACCAGCCTAGAGACCCTGAAATAGGGGAAGATAGGGCCCTAgagcggtttcaaaagttttctcctcccAAGTTTCTTGAAGGGCCAAACCCAGAAGTAGCGGAGAGATGGCTAGAGACAATGATCAATATCTTCGCTGCTTTGAATTACACAGAAGAAAGACAGGTtaattttgctatattccaaTTCGAAGGATCAACcagagcctggtggaatgtgattaggATTAAGTGGAAGAAAGAGCGGACAGCGTGGATTTGGTTGAACTTTGTGCGAGAGTTTAACAAGAAATATCTTCCACCCATAATCCAGGAGAAAAGGAAGGACGATTTCATTAGGCTAAGTCAGAGAGCCTTAAGTGTATTTGAGTATGAGACTCAATTTATCAAGTTATCCAAATTTGCTCATGAATTAGTAGAAACAGAGCAAAGAAGGGTGAGGCGGGTTGTACAAGGGTTCAATGTAGAAATACACGAGGCTTTGGCAGCtgcacaaattaatactttcaCAGAGGTTCCGGAGAAGGTCCAGAGGATTGAGATTGTAAGGGCGCAGGTAAAGGCTTTTCATGCAAGAAAGAGATGTACGCCAAGTGGAGGCCAAGGGCAAGGACATGGTGATCAGGATAtgtgtgacaaccccacctctccctag